Proteins encoded within one genomic window of Diorhabda sublineata isolate icDioSubl1.1 chromosome 1, icDioSubl1.1, whole genome shotgun sequence:
- the LOC130444264 gene encoding THAP domain-containing protein 3-like produces MPGTRCAVYGCGNTYKTRQQEHEYFIFHRFPKAKDLVSQTMRKEWILRCKREDKFNPDTSYICSVHFTEKDYERDLQNELLGLPLRKILKKTAVPTLGLYSKKSTSEASSSSISSREERLAKRNAKEEVNKLLKVATLTAPINTFSDDTEDHNPKSFGSIQFEEHVPEPSTSSTPNFVPENYDYKALYNESVEKYEKLERQYALLKSRSNIKSTNIKKLNGGMKMTAEKLEKKCSKLLIDRFLPISLFYIYLIFYYFS; encoded by the exons atgccTGGTACACGTTGTGCTGTGTATGGTTGTGGTAATACCTATAAAACAAGGCAGCAagaacatgaatattttatatttcatcggTTTCCCAAAGCTAAAGATCTTGTTTCCCAAACTATGAGAAAAGAATGGATATTACGATGCAAACGGGAAGATAAATTTAACCCTGATACTAGCTACATCTGCTCAGTTCATTTCACAGAAAAGGATTATGAAAGAGACTTACAGAATGAATTATTAG GTTTACCActacgaaaaatattgaaaaaaaccgcTGTTCCTACTTTGGgattgtattcaaaaaaatcaacaagtgaAGCTAGTAGTTCAAGCATCAGTTCCAGAGAAGAAAGACTGGCCAAACGAAATGCAAAGGAGGAAGTgaacaaacttttaaaagtagCCACGTTAACAGCTCCtattaatactttttctgaTGATACCGAAGACCATAATCCTAAATCTTTTGGAAGTATTCAGTTTGAAGAGCATGTACCAGAGCCTTCCACTTCATCAACCCCCAACTTTGTCCCAGAAAACTATGATTATAAGGCTTTGTACAATGAGTCTGTagagaaatatgaaaagttaGAAAGACAGTATGCTCTTTTAAAATCCAGAAGTAATATAAAAagcacaaatatcaaaaaacttaaTGGGGGGATGAAGATGACGgcagaaaaactggaaaaaaaatgttcaaaattactcATTGACAGATTTCTAcctatctctttattttatatatatctgatattttattatttttcttaa